One stretch of Labrenzia sp. CE80 DNA includes these proteins:
- a CDS encoding HlyU family transcriptional regulator has translation MFGKVIKGLFGSSSASEPKTKALPPVLYDGFEIIAEPRPSGGQWQVAGQIEKDIDGERKVHVFVRADTMPTSDEAAEHTIRKAKLLIDQQGPALFD, from the coding sequence ATGTTCGGCAAAGTTATCAAGGGCCTGTTCGGCTCCTCGTCCGCATCGGAACCCAAGACGAAGGCCCTGCCTCCTGTCCTGTACGACGGCTTCGAAATCATTGCTGAACCGCGGCCGTCCGGTGGCCAGTGGCAGGTCGCCGGTCAGATCGAAAAAGACATCGACGGCGAACGCAAGGTCCATGTCTTTGTACGTGCGGACACCATGCCGACATCTGACGAAGCTGCAGAGCATACAATACGCAAGGCAAAGCTTCTGATCGATCAGCAAGGCCCTGCCCTGTTCGACTAG
- a CDS encoding tetratricopeptide repeat-containing sulfotransferase family protein, with protein MTPNVTRLAQDALAHQHAGRIETALAMFSEVLRHDPRNPQAHFSLGIGAYQAGNIDAAIVHLQAAASKVRKHPQVHQLLGLALMNSGDLTAARNSLQKAVSLASKNADLHAQLGDLYRLQRKPVLARQSLERALKLDPENGYALVGLGQLEVSLGNVEEAESWFEKAIALGKELPTALHRLASTRTHTERPDFLDKIEQLVSGDPPLAKPEKSELHWAAGKVYFDLGDTPHAAEHYRTARRIRYDPFDQKAYDERLAFMKELFNEDFFAERSEAASKSEKPLFIFGMPRSGTTLVEQIVARHSAISSGGELGFFRQTQQELGLMGPPSPALENRIRSLGPSEYTRIARAYLKELDTVDKRALRVTDKMPHNFEMLWLMSLLYPKATFVHCVRSPADTCVSLLSHALSPAHNYCRTQESVGTYFQSYASLMDHWKKVLPVDIHTLSYEDLVYDQEGQSKALVEASGLDWQAVCMEFYNGDSPVTTFSDLQVRRPIFRSSIGRWKRHKDLLPDLFEALGPLAPEEVRKQPKLLEPVESVSMGQPDNDRHLGEALQSEKTV; from the coding sequence ATGACACCGAACGTGACCCGCCTCGCGCAGGATGCACTTGCGCATCAGCACGCTGGCCGCATTGAGACGGCATTGGCGATGTTTTCAGAGGTTCTGCGTCACGATCCGCGCAATCCTCAGGCCCATTTCTCGCTCGGAATTGGAGCCTATCAGGCTGGCAACATCGACGCCGCTATTGTCCACTTGCAGGCGGCTGCAAGCAAGGTCCGCAAGCACCCGCAGGTGCATCAGCTGCTGGGCTTGGCGCTCATGAATTCTGGAGACCTGACCGCTGCACGCAATTCTCTGCAAAAAGCAGTGTCACTTGCCTCAAAAAATGCAGACCTTCACGCCCAGCTGGGAGACCTTTATCGCCTGCAGCGGAAACCGGTGCTCGCGCGCCAAAGCCTCGAGCGTGCACTGAAACTGGATCCTGAAAACGGCTACGCGCTGGTAGGTCTGGGTCAATTGGAAGTTTCGCTTGGCAACGTCGAAGAAGCAGAAAGCTGGTTTGAAAAAGCCATAGCCCTGGGCAAAGAGCTACCCACAGCACTGCATCGCCTTGCGTCTACGCGCACTCACACGGAACGCCCGGATTTTCTGGACAAAATCGAACAACTTGTTTCCGGCGACCCACCTCTCGCCAAACCGGAAAAATCCGAACTGCACTGGGCGGCCGGCAAAGTCTATTTCGATCTCGGCGACACGCCGCATGCAGCGGAACACTATCGAACAGCTCGGCGCATCCGATATGACCCTTTCGATCAAAAAGCCTATGATGAGCGTCTGGCGTTTATGAAGGAACTCTTCAACGAAGATTTCTTTGCCGAGAGAAGCGAAGCCGCAAGCAAGTCTGAAAAGCCCCTGTTCATCTTCGGTATGCCGCGTTCCGGAACAACCCTCGTCGAACAGATCGTTGCACGTCATTCAGCCATTTCCAGCGGCGGTGAATTGGGTTTTTTCCGTCAAACGCAGCAGGAACTTGGCCTGATGGGCCCGCCCAGCCCCGCTCTAGAAAACCGCATCAGGTCACTCGGCCCCTCGGAATATACACGCATCGCACGTGCATACCTGAAGGAGCTTGACACCGTCGACAAGCGGGCGTTGCGGGTGACAGACAAGATGCCCCACAATTTCGAAATGCTGTGGTTGATGTCGCTCCTCTACCCGAAAGCAACGTTTGTTCATTGCGTTCGCTCGCCCGCCGACACCTGCGTCTCACTCCTGTCGCATGCACTTTCCCCAGCGCACAACTATTGCCGAACCCAGGAGAGTGTCGGCACCTATTTCCAGTCCTATGCAAGCCTGATGGATCATTGGAAAAAGGTTCTTCCCGTCGATATTCATACGCTCAGCTATGAAGACCTGGTCTATGATCAAGAGGGACAGAGCAAAGCCCTGGTCGAAGCCTCTGGCCTCGATTGGCAGGCAGTCTGTATGGAATTCTACAACGGCGACAGTCCGGTCACGACCTTTTCGGACCTACAGGTCCGACGCCCGATTTTCCGCTCGTCCATCGGGCGCTGGAAACGGCACAAGGATCTATTGCCAGATCTCTTTGAAGCACTCGGTCCGCTCGCCCCGGAAGAAGTGCGCAAGCAGCCCAAGCTGCTGGAACCGGTTGAGAGCGTTTCTATGGGCCAGCCCGACAACGATCGTCATCTTGGCGAAGCTCTGCAAAGCGAAAAAACAGTCTAA
- a CDS encoding thymidine kinase yields the protein MAKLYFNYSSMNAGKSTVLLQASYNYEERGMNTLLLIAALDDRAGKGRIASRIGLGADADIFSNNDNLFAHVEQAGSERDIHAVFVDEAQFLSEKQVWQLARVADTMRIPVMCFGLRTDFQGKLFPGSAALLALADNLKEIKTICWCGRKATMVARMDASGQVVEEGDQVVIGGDETYVSLCRKHWSNRRLKAD from the coding sequence ATGGCAAAGCTCTATTTCAACTATTCCTCGATGAACGCCGGCAAGTCGACCGTGCTGCTTCAAGCCTCTTACAACTACGAAGAACGGGGTATGAACACCCTGCTGCTGATTGCAGCACTCGATGACCGCGCAGGCAAGGGCAGAATCGCCTCGCGCATCGGACTTGGCGCTGACGCGGATATCTTTTCCAACAACGACAATCTGTTTGCCCATGTCGAGCAAGCAGGATCCGAGCGTGACATTCACGCCGTTTTCGTCGACGAGGCACAGTTTCTAAGCGAAAAACAGGTTTGGCAGCTGGCCCGCGTGGCCGACACCATGCGTATCCCTGTCATGTGCTTTGGACTGCGCACGGACTTTCAGGGCAAGCTCTTTCCAGGTTCGGCCGCTTTGCTCGCGCTTGCAGACAATCTCAAAGAGATCAAGACCATCTGCTGGTGTGGTCGCAAGGCGACCATGGTGGCCCGCATGGATGCCTCCGGCCAGGTAGTGGAAGAGGGCGACCAAGTGGTGATCGGCGGCGATGAAACCTATGTCTCCCTTTGCCGGAAACACTGGTCCAACCGGCGATTAAAGGCCGACTGA
- a CDS encoding endonuclease/exonuclease/phosphatase family protein, protein MLTDADKQQGNKDLPPPSGAVGRSFLSRWTSLVGWMGIAGGITVCLLSISAFIAPGYWFTDNMSFFLRQFFGAGLCGFLAGACGLTVAHRQPRLYGKAVLVLAVLLITVFSLMAARVDAVTSSTIKPPTTTSSSIRVVSINLERLFLADETLSAFLQQTKPDVLVLEETAWGWQRHRWQRRIGATPIAGHGALPEHLFTGRLGDLVVFSRFPITAHETIDVIGNAETHDEADREILSLTLDVDGTALKLLALHPASPRTKTRWLDRQAYLATLNSQIQNSNSTADRAEPTLVIGDWNLSPWSSHFLKTLTDNNLRTAFPSGIPQTTRFFFDYRLHWLLGAVVDHFAVTPDIDIQKVRLGPDIGSDHLPLIVDIAFQKQTNAD, encoded by the coding sequence ATGCTAACCGACGCAGACAAACAGCAGGGCAACAAAGACCTGCCTCCGCCCTCAGGGGCCGTTGGGCGCAGTTTTTTGTCCCGTTGGACGTCTCTGGTTGGCTGGATGGGCATTGCAGGTGGTATTACGGTGTGCCTGCTGTCAATTTCAGCCTTCATAGCGCCGGGATACTGGTTTACCGACAACATGAGCTTTTTCCTGCGCCAATTTTTTGGCGCTGGACTTTGCGGTTTTCTGGCTGGCGCATGCGGCCTCACGGTCGCCCACCGTCAGCCACGCCTTTACGGCAAGGCTGTTCTCGTGCTTGCCGTGCTGTTGATCACTGTGTTCAGCCTGATGGCAGCCAGGGTCGATGCCGTTACCTCCTCAACGATCAAGCCACCGACGACGACGTCTTCATCCATACGCGTGGTCTCAATCAATCTCGAGAGGTTGTTTCTCGCCGACGAAACCCTCTCGGCATTCTTGCAGCAGACCAAACCGGATGTTCTTGTCCTGGAGGAAACCGCCTGGGGGTGGCAGCGCCACCGATGGCAAAGACGCATCGGTGCGACGCCGATTGCCGGCCATGGCGCGCTGCCGGAACACCTCTTTACTGGACGCCTTGGAGACCTTGTGGTCTTTTCCCGCTTTCCGATCACTGCTCATGAGACAATCGATGTCATTGGCAACGCTGAAACACACGATGAAGCTGATCGAGAGATTCTCTCTCTAACGCTCGACGTGGATGGCACAGCTCTCAAACTGCTGGCGCTCCATCCTGCGAGCCCGAGAACAAAGACCAGGTGGCTGGATCGCCAAGCGTACTTGGCAACGTTGAACAGTCAGATCCAGAACAGCAACAGCACTGCAGACAGGGCAGAACCAACGCTTGTGATCGGAGACTGGAACCTGTCTCCCTGGTCAAGTCATTTCCTCAAGACGCTGACCGATAACAACCTGAGAACCGCGTTCCCTAGCGGCATTCCGCAGACCACCCGCTTTTTCTTCGACTACCGCCTCCACTGGTTGCTTGGGGCTGTCGTCGACCATTTTGCGGTCACGCCAGATATTGACATCCAGAAAGTGAGACTAGGGCCGGACATAGGATCCGATCACCTTCCGCTGATCGTGGACATTGCGTTTCAGAAACAAACCAACGCTGATTAA
- a CDS encoding tetratricopeptide repeat-containing sulfotransferase family protein: MSQNMLNTAISLIEAQKLAEAEHLLLDAISVDPQNARAHFTLASVYITQNDHNRAETHLQAAAKVAKKQAIVFSTLAHVLNVQGRNEEALPHARKAVSLDSKAEFNHRVLGEVYADLRRPVMARQSFQNAITANPESPHPHLSLFELETTLGDKDAYEKHLAAAQKIEPNDPNVLLAIANTGSSLNPRVLDDITKIVEDPQSTVSQNLRSKLCFAAGKTLEADGDISRAFHYFGKDRSGLYQSFNLQKRRLQVNALKSFFTRDFFEQRQDYALSSEQPIFVFGMPRSGTTLVEQLIARHPSASGAGEVNFMANAIFSLSQGQGISPGLFERVGGLGKREFQKIGQKYITEIQKFDKKAKRTVDKMPHNFERLWLLSILFPKAAFIHLERSPADTCSSIYTTPLDSFHSYNIDQETLGQYYCMYRELMDHWQEVLPISIRHQSYEAMVNDFPDECHAIVEHCGLAWDAACLEHHLGDQQIFTFSKEQARQKIFRSSVNRWQKYETEIQPLLKALGPYAPS, from the coding sequence ATGTCACAGAACATGCTGAACACTGCCATCAGCCTTATAGAGGCACAAAAACTGGCGGAGGCCGAGCATCTCCTGTTGGACGCCATTTCGGTCGATCCTCAAAACGCACGCGCGCATTTCACACTCGCGTCTGTCTACATCACGCAAAATGATCACAACCGCGCAGAGACACACCTCCAGGCGGCAGCAAAAGTTGCTAAAAAACAAGCAATCGTCTTTTCCACCTTGGCCCATGTCCTAAACGTTCAGGGGCGGAATGAAGAAGCACTTCCGCATGCTAGGAAGGCGGTCTCATTGGACTCCAAAGCGGAGTTCAATCATCGGGTGCTTGGAGAAGTCTACGCTGATTTGCGGCGCCCTGTGATGGCACGGCAATCATTCCAAAACGCGATTACCGCCAATCCAGAGTCTCCACATCCACATCTTTCGCTTTTTGAATTGGAAACCACCCTTGGCGACAAGGATGCCTATGAGAAGCATCTGGCAGCAGCACAGAAAATTGAGCCCAATGACCCCAATGTACTTCTTGCCATTGCAAATACCGGTTCATCTCTGAACCCGAGGGTCTTGGACGACATCACGAAAATCGTCGAGGATCCGCAGTCCACAGTTTCTCAGAATCTACGTTCCAAGCTCTGCTTCGCTGCGGGCAAAACTCTCGAAGCCGACGGGGATATTTCCAGAGCATTTCATTACTTCGGTAAAGATCGATCAGGTCTCTACCAATCATTCAATTTGCAAAAGCGGCGTTTGCAAGTGAACGCCCTGAAATCCTTCTTTACCCGAGACTTTTTCGAACAGCGCCAGGATTATGCGTTGTCGAGTGAGCAACCGATCTTTGTCTTCGGAATGCCCAGATCCGGAACAACGCTGGTCGAACAATTGATTGCCAGACACCCTTCGGCCTCAGGCGCCGGAGAAGTGAACTTCATGGCAAATGCGATCTTCAGCCTATCGCAGGGCCAAGGAATTTCGCCCGGACTCTTCGAAAGAGTTGGCGGCTTGGGAAAGCGTGAATTTCAGAAGATTGGCCAGAAATACATTACCGAAATTCAGAAATTCGATAAAAAAGCCAAGCGTACTGTCGACAAGATGCCGCATAATTTTGAGCGCCTATGGCTTCTGTCGATCCTATTTCCCAAGGCAGCATTCATTCACCTGGAGCGCTCCCCAGCGGACACCTGCAGCTCGATATACACGACGCCGCTCGACTCATTTCATAGCTACAACATCGATCAGGAAACGCTTGGGCAATACTATTGCATGTATCGCGAGTTGATGGATCACTGGCAGGAGGTGCTGCCGATTTCGATCCGGCACCAGTCCTACGAAGCAATGGTCAATGATTTTCCCGACGAATGTCACGCAATTGTCGAGCACTGTGGTCTGGCATGGGACGCCGCGTGCCTCGAACATCATCTTGGCGATCAACAGATCTTCACCTTCAGCAAAGAACAGGCTCGGCAAAAGATTTTCCGAAGCTCGGTCAACCGGTGGCAGAAATATGAGACAGAGATCCAGCCGCTGCTGAAAGCCCTTGGACCATATGCTCCCAGCTGA
- the uvrC gene encoding excinuclease ABC subunit UvrC — protein sequence MQDSSATETISEGNDDTSAKPEVRKGVEVIADQVKRLPMGPGVYRMFDENGDVLYVGKARSLKKRVTSYTRLQGQSNRIMRMIMLTASMEFVVTNTEAEALLLEANLIKRLRPRFNVLLRDDKSFPYILITGDHQSAAITKHRGARKRKGDYFGPFASAGAVDRTINALQKAFLIRNCSDSYYENRSRPCLLFQIKRCSGPCTGEIDQEDYTGLVAEAKAFLSGRSQLVKKELAQQMEAASEALDFERAAICRDRLAALSHTQAHQGINPQTVEEADVFAIHQEGGQTCVQVFFFRTGQNWGNRAYFPKADKTLDEPSILESFLAQFYDDKPAPRLILLSHQIPEQSLLAEALSERAERKVEVLTPKRGEKKELTDHALTNAREALGRRLAESSSQARLLKGVAAAFELPVPPRRIEVYDNSHIMGTNAVGGMIVAGEEGFAKGQYRKFNIKSEDLVPGDDYGMMREVLTRRFSRLIKEHQRDDATATLSAEVTEETAQDAPEETTSSSADMPAWPDLVLIDGGQGQLTAARETLEELGLTDVPLVGIAKGPDRDAGREKFFVTGKPSFMLPERDPVLYFVQRLRDEAHRFAIGSHRARRKRDITKNPLDDIAGVGPTRKRALLRHFGTAKAVSKAGMDDLSSVPGISEAIAKLVYDHFHE from the coding sequence ATGCAAGACAGCTCCGCAACAGAGACGATCTCCGAAGGGAATGACGACACCTCGGCGAAGCCAGAGGTCCGAAAGGGCGTTGAGGTCATCGCCGATCAGGTCAAGCGTCTTCCCATGGGTCCGGGCGTCTATCGTATGTTCGATGAGAATGGCGACGTGCTTTATGTCGGCAAGGCGCGCAGTCTGAAAAAGCGGGTGACCAGCTACACGCGGCTTCAAGGTCAGTCAAACCGGATCATGCGTATGATCATGTTGACGGCGTCCATGGAATTCGTAGTCACCAACACCGAGGCCGAAGCTCTCCTGCTGGAAGCCAATCTGATCAAGCGACTGCGACCGCGCTTCAACGTGCTTTTGCGCGACGACAAGTCCTTTCCGTACATTCTGATCACAGGCGATCATCAATCTGCGGCGATCACCAAGCATCGGGGTGCGCGAAAGCGAAAGGGCGACTATTTCGGGCCTTTCGCCTCGGCAGGGGCTGTCGATCGGACCATCAACGCCCTTCAGAAAGCCTTTTTGATCCGGAATTGCTCTGACAGCTATTATGAAAACAGGTCGCGGCCGTGTCTGCTTTTCCAGATCAAACGTTGCTCTGGCCCCTGTACCGGCGAGATTGATCAAGAGGACTACACCGGCCTTGTTGCCGAGGCCAAGGCCTTCCTGTCCGGCCGAAGCCAGCTGGTGAAAAAGGAGCTCGCCCAGCAGATGGAGGCCGCCTCCGAGGCGCTGGACTTTGAGCGCGCCGCCATCTGCCGCGACCGCCTTGCTGCCCTGTCGCATACACAGGCGCATCAGGGCATCAATCCGCAGACCGTCGAGGAAGCCGATGTTTTCGCCATCCATCAGGAGGGCGGACAGACCTGTGTGCAGGTTTTCTTCTTCCGCACCGGACAGAACTGGGGCAACCGCGCCTATTTCCCCAAGGCCGACAAGACACTCGATGAGCCATCGATCCTGGAGAGCTTTCTGGCGCAGTTCTACGACGACAAGCCCGCACCCAGGCTTATCCTGCTGTCCCATCAAATTCCGGAGCAGTCCCTGCTTGCGGAAGCCTTGAGCGAGCGGGCCGAACGCAAGGTCGAGGTGTTGACGCCCAAGCGCGGAGAAAAGAAGGAACTGACCGATCATGCGCTGACCAATGCGCGTGAAGCGCTTGGCCGCAGACTGGCTGAAAGCTCCAGCCAGGCACGTTTGCTAAAGGGCGTCGCGGCAGCCTTCGAATTGCCCGTTCCCCCGCGGCGCATAGAAGTCTACGACAACTCCCACATCATGGGCACCAATGCCGTCGGCGGCATGATTGTCGCGGGTGAAGAGGGGTTTGCCAAAGGTCAGTACCGCAAATTCAACATCAAGTCGGAAGACCTGGTCCCGGGCGATGATTACGGCATGATGCGTGAGGTTCTGACCCGCCGGTTTTCCAGGCTGATCAAGGAACACCAGCGCGACGACGCAACGGCGACGCTGTCAGCAGAGGTAACGGAGGAGACCGCTCAAGACGCTCCGGAAGAAACGACATCCTCCTCCGCTGACATGCCCGCATGGCCCGACCTTGTCCTGATCGATGGCGGCCAGGGACAACTAACAGCCGCGCGTGAAACCCTTGAAGAGCTGGGGCTGACCGATGTGCCTCTCGTCGGCATTGCCAAGGGACCGGACCGGGATGCCGGACGGGAAAAATTCTTCGTAACTGGCAAACCGTCCTTCATGCTGCCTGAGCGCGACCCGGTGCTCTATTTCGTTCAACGTCTGCGCGACGAAGCCCACCGGTTCGCCATCGGCTCTCACAGAGCCCGCCGCAAGCGGGACATCACCAAGAACCCGCTGGATGACATTGCAGGCGTCGGACCAACACGCAAACGCGCCCTGCTCCGCCACTTCGGCACAGCCAAGGCCGTCTCCAAGGCGGGCATGGACGACCTCTCCTCTGTTCCCGGCATCTCCGAGGCCATCGCAAAGCTCGTTTACGATCATTTTCACGAGTAG
- a CDS encoding SDR family oxidoreductase, with product MTGEIPTAVITGASSRIGGAVARDLANHGWRLVLHANANAHKAESLAEELADATGRPHVFTADLTEATELATFMDKVSEPFGLPDVLINNASIFEDDGIGHLDPDLFDQHFAIHTKAPLFLADAFAARLPKDRKGLIVSMIDQRVWKLTPQALSYSLSKSALWTATQVLAQALAPNIRVNAIGPGPSFKNERQSQAEFDKQSGAVLLKRGPDAEAFGRTVRFLWDSPSITGQMIALDGGQHLAWQTPDVVDVGE from the coding sequence ATGACAGGCGAAATCCCGACGGCCGTGATTACCGGCGCTTCAAGCAGAATTGGCGGCGCTGTTGCAAGAGATCTTGCCAATCACGGCTGGCGTCTCGTCCTGCATGCAAATGCCAATGCTCACAAGGCCGAGAGCCTGGCGGAAGAGCTCGCAGACGCTACCGGTCGACCTCACGTCTTCACCGCGGACCTAACGGAGGCGACGGAGCTTGCGACCTTTATGGACAAGGTGTCAGAGCCCTTCGGGTTGCCGGATGTCCTGATCAACAACGCCTCGATCTTCGAAGATGACGGCATCGGCCATCTCGATCCTGACCTTTTTGATCAGCACTTTGCGATCCACACCAAGGCTCCCCTTTTCCTCGCCGATGCGTTCGCGGCGCGCCTCCCGAAGGACCGGAAGGGGCTCATTGTCAGTATGATCGACCAGAGGGTCTGGAAACTCACGCCGCAAGCGCTTAGTTACTCTCTGTCGAAATCGGCTCTCTGGACCGCAACGCAAGTTCTGGCACAGGCGCTCGCACCCAACATCCGGGTCAATGCGATAGGACCCGGCCCGAGTTTCAAGAACGAACGTCAGAGTCAGGCCGAGTTCGACAAGCAATCGGGTGCCGTTCTCCTGAAGCGGGGACCTGACGCAGAGGCCTTCGGGAGAACCGTCCGGTTCCTGTGGGACAGCCCCTCCATCACCGGGCAAATGATTGCCCTTGACGGCGGACAGCACCTGGCCTGGCAGACACCCGATGTGGTCGACGTCGGCGAGTGA
- a CDS encoding calcium/sodium antiporter, whose product MLFDYVSLAGGLVVLIIAGDILVRGSVGVAQRLGIPNLVIGLTIVAFGTSAPELVISLKAALTGSGGIAIGNVVGSNIANVLLVLGMPALIAATPCGEDGATKNAIFMVAISVVFTILCFFSPIGLMGSLILLALLAVFLGDSARAALQHRKERKAAAATAADAQEDDDDELEDVEGVPDAVAVAGVYIVLGLIGLPLGAHFTISGATSVAQDWGVSDAVIALTVIALGTSLPELATTVMAAIRQHGAVAIGNVIGSNVFNLLAIIGITTAIVPVEVPAEILKLDIWVMLACAVLLLVLAAKKICLGRISGFVLTAAYVLYIFTVYCLSAAI is encoded by the coding sequence ATGCTGTTTGACTATGTAAGCCTCGCAGGCGGCCTCGTCGTGCTGATTATTGCTGGCGACATACTGGTCAGAGGCTCTGTCGGTGTTGCACAGCGTCTCGGCATTCCAAATCTCGTCATCGGTCTGACCATCGTCGCATTCGGAACCTCGGCACCCGAGCTGGTGATTTCGCTCAAGGCCGCTCTGACAGGGTCAGGCGGCATCGCCATCGGCAATGTGGTGGGCTCCAACATCGCAAACGTCCTGCTTGTGTTGGGCATGCCGGCTCTGATCGCGGCCACACCTTGCGGCGAAGACGGCGCCACAAAGAATGCGATTTTCATGGTGGCGATCTCGGTCGTCTTCACAATCCTTTGCTTCTTTTCTCCCATTGGTCTGATGGGTAGCCTGATCCTGCTGGCACTGCTTGCCGTCTTCCTGGGCGATTCCGCCCGAGCTGCGCTTCAGCACCGCAAGGAGCGCAAGGCTGCCGCTGCAACAGCGGCCGACGCGCAGGAAGACGACGATGATGAATTGGAAGATGTCGAGGGAGTTCCGGACGCTGTCGCGGTCGCCGGCGTCTACATTGTGCTTGGTTTGATCGGCCTGCCTTTGGGCGCACACTTTACCATCAGTGGCGCCACTTCGGTGGCCCAGGACTGGGGTGTGAGCGACGCCGTGATTGCCTTGACGGTGATTGCCTTGGGCACCTCCCTGCCGGAACTAGCAACAACGGTCATGGCCGCGATCCGCCAGCACGGTGCCGTCGCCATCGGCAATGTGATCGGCTCAAACGTTTTCAATCTTCTCGCGATCATAGGCATCACCACCGCGATTGTGCCCGTGGAGGTTCCCGCCGAGATCCTCAAGCTCGACATCTGGGTGATGCTTGCTTGCGCCGTGTTGCTTCTCGTACTGGCGGCCAAGAAGATCTGTCTCGGCCGGATTTCAGGCTTCGTTTTGACTGCGGCGTACGTTCTTTATATCTTCACCGTCTATTGTCTCAGCGCGGCAATCTGA
- a CDS encoding outer membrane protein, protein MKRLAFAGLTAAAFAGLATPVLAADLPQPVDPAPAFYDDQVPAARFDWGGAYVGGNLGWGWGNFDNRNAPDTDGDGIQGGIHAGYNHIISPNVLIGAEADFQFSDLEDTATAGGVTAETGSSWNSSIRGRLGYTFDRFLVYGTGGLAIADLDFKANGAKDSTTAVGWTAGAGVEGAVTQNVTARLEYIHQDFGSESFTVGGDSYKSDLDNNLVRFGLSYKF, encoded by the coding sequence ATGAAGCGTCTTGCATTTGCAGGTTTGACAGCGGCCGCCTTTGCCGGCCTGGCAACGCCCGTGCTTGCGGCTGACCTTCCGCAGCCGGTGGACCCGGCACCGGCTTTCTATGACGATCAGGTTCCGGCCGCCCGCTTTGACTGGGGTGGTGCCTATGTCGGTGGAAACCTCGGCTGGGGCTGGGGTAATTTCGACAATCGAAACGCACCCGACACGGATGGGGATGGTATTCAGGGCGGTATTCACGCCGGCTACAATCACATTATCTCTCCGAACGTGCTGATCGGTGCGGAAGCCGATTTCCAGTTTTCCGATCTGGAAGACACGGCGACGGCCGGTGGTGTTACCGCCGAAACTGGTTCCTCCTGGAACTCCAGCATCCGCGGTCGGCTGGGTTACACCTTTGACCGATTCCTCGTTTACGGAACCGGTGGTCTTGCCATTGCCGATCTTGACTTCAAGGCGAATGGCGCAAAAGACAGCACAACGGCTGTTGGCTGGACGGCAGGTGCAGGCGTTGAAGGTGCGGTGACGCAGAACGTCACAGCGCGTCTCGAGTACATCCACCAGGACTTCGGATCCGAGAGCTTCACGGTCGGCGGAGACAGCTACAAGTCCGATCTTGATAACAATCTCGTGCGGTTCGGCTTGAGCTACAAATTCTAA